A stretch of bacterium DNA encodes these proteins:
- a CDS encoding bifunctional 4-hydroxy-2-oxoglutarate aldolase/2-dehydro-3-deoxy-phosphogluconate aldolase yields the protein MTPQEIHLAWQAGATMVKIFPSKFFGPDYFKEIKRPFSTVRLLACGGITPENLGTYKKCGADGFAVGGSIFSKSRLDQDDFTAIGENLKQYLAAYKAAAA from the coding sequence TTGACACCTCAGGAAATCCATCTGGCCTGGCAAGCCGGTGCGACGATGGTCAAAATATTTCCTTCTAAATTTTTCGGACCGGACTATTTCAAGGAAATCAAGAGACCCTTCAGCACTGTCCGTCTTCTGGCCTGCGGTGGTATTACACCGGAAAATTTAGGGACGTATAAAAAATGCGGTGCTGATGGATTTGCTGTTGGTGGAAGTATTTTTTCAAAATCACGGCTTGATCAGGATGATTTCACCGCCATCGGAGAAAATCTCAAGCAGTATCTGGCAGCTTACAAAGCCGCCGCCGCATAG